One segment of Cydia fagiglandana chromosome 12, ilCydFagi1.1, whole genome shotgun sequence DNA contains the following:
- the LOC134669312 gene encoding alpha-(1,3)-fucosyltransferase C-like, translating to MVAMCSAFFTTALLLCAYRYLPTTNRQGERNQRTIKRYILLWSDPSLAPLSYLRHAYDAFTSNDCEYTNCHVSYTVSDLGAVVFFDAIVFNGRQLLSDKEHHFPRYRTPKQKYVYANMESSQNYPVYDTYLNGFFNWTWTYKLDSDLRWGYFTVYNLAGQAVGPKKEMHWQKMDPIDNQTKARLSSKSVAAAWFASNCDTRSKREAVAKAMESMLHRHGLSLHVYGACGHGRHGNCARGNPACDKILETKYYFYLAYENSLSEDYVTEKVLTALNHYTVPIVFGGANYSRFLPPGSYLDARKLGAKRLAARMAAIIDDHKKGNGRLYFDFFRWRNHYVFKATAEEEDVCNICKLLNDPAALTRTTVHSNFREWWMDKSLSETVTSRIR from the exons ATGGTTGCTATGTGTTCCGCCTTTTTCACAACTGCGCTGCTTCTGTGCGCTTATCGTTATTTACCGACAACAAACAGACAGGGAGAGAGAAACCAGCGAACCATAAAAAGATATATACTACTGTGGAGTGACCCAAGTTTAGCTCCTTTGAGTTATTTACGTCACGCATACGACGCGTTTACATCGAACGATTGTGAATACACGAACTGCCACGTTTCGTATACTGTCAGCGATCTGGGAGCCGTGGTTTTCTTCGATGCAATCGTGTTCAACGGACGGCAACTGCTTTCAGATAAAGAACACCATTTTCCACGATATAGGACGCCTAAGCAGAAATATGTTTATGCCAACATGGAGTCGTCTCAGAATTATCCCGTTTACGACACTTACCTCAACGGTTTCTTTAATTGGACCTGGACATATAAGTTGGATTCTGATTTGCGTTGGGGCTACTTCACAGTTTACAACTTGGCGGGGCAAGCTGTTGGGCCTAAAAAAGAAATGCACTGGCAAAAGATGGATCCTATAGACAACCAGACCAAGGCTCGTTTGTCTTCAAAGAGCGTAGCAGCAGCTTGGTTTGCGTCTAACTGTGACACACGTAGTAAAAGGGAAGCAGTTGCTAAAGCTATGGAGAGTATGCTGCACCGTCACGGACTTTCATTACACGTCTACGGGGCGTGTGGCCATGGGCGGCATGGCAACTGTGCGCGGGGAAATCCAGCGTGTGACAAAATTTTGGAAACGAAATACTACTTCTACTTGGCGTATGAAAACTCGCTGTCTGAAGACTATGTGACAGAAAAGGTGCTGACGGCTCTGAATCACTACACGGTGCCTATTGTGTTCGGAGGCGCTAATTATTCCAG GTTCCTGCCTCCTGGCAGCTACTTGGATGCACGCAAGTTGGGCGCTAAACGTCTGGCGGCGCGGATGGCCGCCATTATTGATGACCACAAGAAAGGCAACGGCCGCCTGTACTTTGACTTCTTTAG ATGGCGAAACCATTACGTATTCAAAGCAACAGCTGAGGAAGAAGACGTATGCAACATATGTAAACTGCTCAACGACCCAGCAGCACTGACAAGAACGACTGTTCATTCAAATTTTAGGGAATGGTGGATGGATAAGAGCCTCTCAGAAACAGTGACCTCCAGAATAAGATAA